Proteins encoded by one window of Torulaspora delbrueckii CBS 1146 chromosome 2, complete genome:
- the CSM3 gene encoding Csm3p (similar to Saccharomyces cerevisiae CSM3 (YMR048W); ancestral locus Anc_2.612), with product MESELLGIEGEEAGRFVDPTVADPTVTAPLKRRRPQVKLTAERLIGEKGLPYVMKNAPKRVRISKRRNAHDNLSHIVQFYQLWAHELFPKARFNDFIKLCQSLGKNDKLLREYRKNLYREELLGGSERQEETILQDTVAEEHLQRQESIPQDIATQAPQEAQRELEELEDDIYTVSTRANAAELDTQQPIEDESLVEEFEEDQDAMEAMKEFGF from the coding sequence ATGGAGAGTGAGTTGTTAGGTATAGAAGGGGAGGAAGCTGGCAGGTTTGTGGATCCTACTGTTGCAGATCCTACAGTGACTGCacctttgaagagaagaagaccACAGGTGAAATTGACTGCGGAGAGATTGATTGGTGAGAAAGGATTACCATATGTGATGAAGAATGCTCCTAAAAGGGTACGAATCTCTAAGAGACGTAATGCGCATGATAATCTATCGCATATAGTCCAATTCTATCAGCTATGGGCCCACGAATTGTTTCCAAAGGCTAGGTTTAACGATTTTATAAAGCTGTGTCAATCCCTGGGGAAGAATGATAAGCTTTTGCGTGAGTATAGGAAGAATTTGTATCGTGAAGAGCTACTGGGTGGGTCAGAGAGGCAGGAAGAGACTATTTTACAGGATACTGTGGCTGAAGAACATTTGCAGAGACAAGAGAGTATTCCTCAGGACATAGCGACACAAGCACCTCAAGAGGCCCAGCGGGAacttgaagagcttgaagacGACATTTATACTGTCTCTACGCGAGCCAATGCGGCTGAACTGGATACTCAGCAACCGATTGAGGACGAGTCCCTCGtggaagagtttgaagaggATCAGGACGCAATGGAGGCTATGAAGGAATTCGGGTTTTGA